Part of the Mycolicibacterium thermoresistibile genome, ACGTCGCCCGCGAGCTGGAGCTCGAGCGGATCTTCGTGCTCACCTTCGAGGTGGAATTCTTCGCGCGGCACGGCTTCCGGGAGATCGAGGGCACCCCGGTGACCGCCGAGGTCTACGAGGAGATGTGCCGGTCCTACGACACCGGTGTGGCGGAGTTCCTCGACCTGTCCTACGTCAAGCCGAACATCCTCGGCAACACCCGGATGCTGTTGAACCTCTGACCCGGCGATTTCGGCGTGCTCACGATCGCTGAGCGAACGTTTGCACGCCGAAATCGCTGATCAGTCGGCGGTGTCGTCGGTGTCGTCGGTGTCGTCGGGCTCGCCACCGCCGCGGATCGACGCCAGCGTGGCCGCGAGGTCCTCGGGTTTGACCAGCACCTGCCGGGCCTTGGACCCCTCGGACGGGCCGACGATCCCGCGGGTCTCCATCAGGTCCATCAACCGGCCCGCCTTGGCGAAGCCCACCCGCAGCTTGCGCTGCAGCATCGAGGTGGACCCGAACTGGCTGGACACCACCAGTTCGACGGCCTGCAGGAACAGGTCCATGTCGTCGCCGATGTCCGGGTCGACGTCCTTGCGTTCCCCGGTCTTGACCGCGGTGACGCCCTCGGTGTACTCCGGTTCGGCCTGTTCCTTGCAGGCGTTGACGACGGCGTGGATCTCGTCGTCCCCGACGAACGCGCCCTGCAACCGGATCGGCCGGCCGGCGCCCATCGGCAGGAACAGTCCGTCGCCCATGCCGATGAGCTTCTCCGCACCGGCCTGGTCGAGGATGACCCGGCTGTCGGTCAGCGACGAGGTGGCGAACGCCAGCCGCGACGGCACGTTGGTCTTGATCAACCCGGTCACCACGTCGACCGACGGCCGCTGGGTGGCCAGCACCAGGTGGATGCCGGCGGCCCGGGCCTTCTGGGTGATCCGCACGATCGCGTCCTCGACGTCGCGCGGGGCGGTCATCATCAGATCGGCGAGCTCGTCGACGATGGCGAGAATGTAGGGATACGGGCGGTATTCGCGCTTGCTGCCCAACGGTGCGGTGATCTCACCGGACCGCACCTTCTCGTTGAACACGTCGATGTGCCGCACCCGCGACGCCTGCATGTCCTGATACCGCTGCTCCATCTCCTCGACCAGCCAGGCCAGCGCGGCGGCGGCCTTCTTGGGTTCGGTGATGATCGGCGTGATCAGATGCGGAATGCCCTCGTAGGGAGTCAGTTCCACCATCTTCGGGTCGATCAGGATCATCCTGACCTCGTCCGGGGTGGCCCGGGCCAGCAGCGACACCAGCATCGAGTTGACGAAGCTGGACTTACCCGAACCGGTTGAACCGGCCACCAGCAGGTGCGGCATCTTCGCCAGGTTGGCCGAGATGTATTCGCCCTCAATGTCTTTACCCAGCCCGATGACCAGCGGATGATCGTCGCGGCGGGTGGACGGGGCGGTCAGCACGTCGGCGAGCCGCACCATCTCCCGGTCGGTGTTGGGAACCTCGATGCCGACCGCGGACTTGCCCGGGATGGGCGCGAGCATCCGCACGCTCTCGGTGGCCACCGCATAGGCGATGTTGCGGTGCAGCGCGGTGATCTTCTCCACCTTGACGCCGGGGCCGAGCTCGACCTCGTAGCGGGTGACGGTGGGGCCGCGGGTGCAGCCGGTGACCGCGGCGTCGACCTTGAATTCGTGCAGCACCTGGGTGATCGCCTCGACCATGCGGTCGTTGGCGGCGCTGCGCTTCTTGGGCGGGTCGCCGGCGGTCAGCAGACCCAGCGACGGCAGCGTGTACGAGCCCTCCACGACCCGGCCGAGCGAGCCGGTCTGCGGATCGCGCGCCGTGGCGGTCTTGGCGGTCTTGGCGGACTTGCGCTTGCTGGTCCGCGCCGGCGGTTCCGGCACCGTGGGCGCCTCGTCGGACAGCGGGTAGTTTTCCATCGGGCTGCCGCCGGGCCACGCCGGCGGCTCCTCGGCACCGTAGGCGGAGGCGTCGTCGTAGTAGCCGTCGGAGAAGTCCGCCCCGGCAGCCTGCGGGGAGCGGCGGCGCCCGGCGGATCCGTCCGCGTGACCCCGGTCGTCATCCCGGTCATCGTCGGCCCCGTGATCGTCCCCGTAGTCGTCCTCGGCGTAGTCCCCGTCGTAGTCGTCCCCGTCGTCGTGGTGCGCGGTGAACAACGACCGCAGCGCGGACGGCACCTCGCGGATGGTGGTGCCGGTGATCAGCAGCAGGCCGAACAGCACCCCGAGAATCAGCAGCGGCGTCGCGATCCA contains:
- a CDS encoding FtsK/SpoIIIE family DNA translocase yields the protein MASKTATRSGARNSRSKAKSRGGARPARPAAPRRKPARRPAPSPLAGAGAAVGRGARAGWFMVAKGVGSAARSVGRARDIDPGHRRDGIALVLLAVAVVVAASSWFDAARPVGEWLDTVLRMVIGSAVVLVPIVVGGIAVVLMRSEPDPDTRPRLILGATMIALPVLGLWHLWSGAPDDPVARRHAAGFVGFAIGGPLADGLSVWIATPLLILGVLFGLLLITGTTIREVPSALRSLFTAHHDDGDDYDGDYAEDDYGDDHGADDDRDDDRGHADGSAGRRRSPQAAGADFSDGYYDDASAYGAEEPPAWPGGSPMENYPLSDEAPTVPEPPARTSKRKSAKTAKTATARDPQTGSLGRVVEGSYTLPSLGLLTAGDPPKKRSAANDRMVEAITQVLHEFKVDAAVTGCTRGPTVTRYEVELGPGVKVEKITALHRNIAYAVATESVRMLAPIPGKSAVGIEVPNTDREMVRLADVLTAPSTRRDDHPLVIGLGKDIEGEYISANLAKMPHLLVAGSTGSGKSSFVNSMLVSLLARATPDEVRMILIDPKMVELTPYEGIPHLITPIITEPKKAAAALAWLVEEMEQRYQDMQASRVRHIDVFNEKVRSGEITAPLGSKREYRPYPYILAIVDELADLMMTAPRDVEDAIVRITQKARAAGIHLVLATQRPSVDVVTGLIKTNVPSRLAFATSSLTDSRVILDQAGAEKLIGMGDGLFLPMGAGRPIRLQGAFVGDDEIHAVVNACKEQAEPEYTEGVTAVKTGERKDVDPDIGDDMDLFLQAVELVVSSQFGSTSMLQRKLRVGFAKAGRLMDLMETRGIVGPSEGSKARQVLVKPEDLAATLASIRGGGEPDDTDDTDDTAD